A window of the Euzebya pacifica genome harbors these coding sequences:
- a CDS encoding ribonuclease catalytic domain-containing protein produces the protein MVVDDAGRTHKVESVFVPPDVARGWIADDRVVATLAVDDQGRLNAASMTLESRQRRFVVGVVQPFAGKMVLSPDARLGSGEIPMDDAMSAKLMHAEGKQIVATLAPTGKAMCTALVAGPLPTFAPSAVRARAVVIAHGGATPDSIPGGPAAVGLPPAETNSNVLRATGRMAAGQAGLSAGLSSEEGPVPGPHAEMIDRRHEVQVTIDADTSKDLDDALTGAWSGQAADPVLVKVHIADAAGTIGIGSAADRYARTVAATAYFTAGPNASMIDPALSEGDLSLLPKQDRRAVTVTMLVDPDGSVSGTEVDLSWINPDARLSYAAVEEYLENPTPTGLAKTRNGVSGADPESLGAVTATVISLAEAARRLGAERDARDTLEDLFTDAELEAVVVDGKIRTAEADPHPVAQRVVERLMVAANEAVAGWAHAIGLPMLYRGHVGFDPERVDTLRQAAAALNVPFAEDATIQPKDLVALVERLQEEGREDAAAALATVATGVVARAGYTATPSAHDALGSGFYTHFTSPLRRYTDLVVHRQLRAAIADEMPPYTTEDLAALATWLDARGGAVNHAQALERNALWAVLLDRKAITWPTPGTVVGISKAGLRIRLTVPGVVGFMSAARALGLPPRERASLELDETGMATVDGKYHLGASIKVRLDRLDELGRPDVKPA, from the coding sequence GTGGTCGTGGACGATGCTGGTCGTACGCACAAGGTCGAGTCCGTCTTCGTCCCACCGGACGTCGCGCGCGGTTGGATCGCCGACGACCGTGTCGTCGCGACCCTCGCCGTCGACGACCAGGGTCGCCTCAACGCGGCGTCCATGACGTTGGAGTCCCGCCAGCGGCGCTTCGTCGTCGGCGTGGTCCAGCCGTTCGCCGGGAAGATGGTGCTGTCCCCCGACGCCCGTCTCGGCAGCGGCGAGATCCCCATGGACGACGCCATGTCGGCCAAGCTGATGCATGCCGAGGGCAAGCAGATCGTCGCCACGCTGGCGCCGACCGGCAAGGCCATGTGCACCGCGCTGGTCGCCGGTCCGCTGCCGACGTTCGCGCCGTCCGCGGTCCGTGCCCGGGCGGTCGTGATCGCCCACGGTGGCGCCACCCCCGACTCGATCCCGGGTGGCCCTGCCGCTGTCGGCCTGCCGCCGGCGGAGACCAACTCCAACGTCCTGCGCGCCACCGGCCGCATGGCGGCTGGCCAGGCCGGGTTGTCCGCCGGCCTGTCCTCCGAGGAGGGTCCCGTCCCCGGTCCGCACGCGGAGATGATCGACCGTCGCCACGAGGTGCAGGTCACCATCGACGCCGACACCTCCAAGGACCTCGACGACGCCCTCACCGGCGCGTGGTCCGGCCAGGCCGCCGACCCGGTCCTGGTCAAGGTCCACATCGCCGACGCCGCGGGCACCATCGGCATCGGCTCGGCTGCTGACCGCTACGCCCGCACCGTTGCGGCCACCGCGTACTTCACCGCTGGGCCGAACGCCTCGATGATCGACCCGGCGCTGTCGGAGGGCGACCTGTCGCTGCTGCCCAAGCAGGACCGTCGTGCCGTCACCGTCACCATGCTGGTCGACCCCGACGGCTCGGTCTCGGGTACCGAGGTCGACCTGTCCTGGATCAACCCCGACGCCCGGCTGTCCTACGCCGCCGTCGAGGAGTACCTGGAGAACCCGACGCCGACCGGCCTCGCCAAGACCCGCAACGGGGTCAGCGGTGCCGACCCGGAGTCCCTCGGTGCGGTCACCGCGACGGTCATCTCCCTCGCCGAGGCCGCCCGCCGCCTGGGCGCCGAGCGCGATGCGCGTGACACCCTCGAGGACCTGTTCACCGACGCCGAGCTCGAGGCCGTCGTCGTCGACGGCAAGATCCGCACCGCCGAGGCCGACCCGCACCCGGTCGCGCAGCGGGTGGTGGAGCGCCTCATGGTGGCCGCCAATGAGGCCGTCGCCGGCTGGGCGCACGCCATCGGCCTGCCCATGCTGTACCGCGGGCACGTCGGGTTCGACCCCGAGCGGGTCGACACGCTTCGCCAGGCTGCGGCCGCGCTGAACGTGCCGTTCGCCGAGGACGCCACCATCCAGCCCAAGGACCTGGTCGCGCTCGTCGAGCGCCTTCAGGAGGAGGGTCGTGAGGACGCTGCTGCGGCGCTCGCGACCGTCGCCACCGGTGTGGTTGCCCGTGCGGGGTACACCGCGACGCCGTCGGCCCACGACGCGCTCGGTTCGGGGTTCTACACCCACTTCACGAGCCCCCTGCGTCGCTACACCGACCTGGTCGTGCACCGTCAGCTGCGTGCGGCGATCGCCGACGAGATGCCGCCGTACACCACCGAGGACCTCGCCGCGCTGGCCACCTGGCTGGACGCTCGCGGCGGTGCCGTCAACCACGCCCAGGCGCTGGAGCGCAACGCCCTGTGGGCGGTGCTGCTGGACCGCAAGGCCATCACCTGGCCCACCCCCGGCACGGTCGTGGGGATCAGCAAGGCCGGTCTGCGCATCCGCTTGACCGTCCCCGGTGTGGTCGGCTTCATGTCGGCCGCGCGTGCGCTGGGCCTCCCGCCCCGCGAGCGCGCGTCGCTGGAGCTGGACGAGACCGGCATGGCGACCGTCGACGGCAAGTACCACCTGGGCGCGTCGATCAAGGTCCGCCTCGACCGCCTGGACGAGCTCGGCCGCCCGGACGTCAAGCCGGCCTGA
- a CDS encoding tetratricopeptide repeat protein has protein sequence MTTSRTARTLLITAVVAAVVGLLVGRFLTYSDTPTVPLPTVVVPDDTEVRALQATAEAAPDNAAAWQTLGLAATDHAITTADPAWYAVADDALERATELDPDDHFTTIASGRLALSLHDFTTARELGLSATAAAPASADAWGVLVDAHVELGDYDAAATALDTMLALDPDLSALARASYLRQLNGDLDGAIVAMRQAVAAGAGSNPTVNALLGDLLLQRGDLDAARAAYESTATAAGAAGLARVAAAEGDLATAELILTDLAGRTPAPPVITALAEVQQRAGNTEGLADTVELARTVAALQIDAGQVVDLELALFEASFGDPERAVELAELAHEARPDNVYAAGSLAWANHVAGNDAEARALATDATRLGTVDTAHELRMAAITGEGMDALLARNPLAEELFLP, from the coding sequence ATGACAACCTCCCGCACCGCACGCACCCTCCTGATCACCGCTGTCGTCGCTGCGGTCGTCGGGCTGCTGGTCGGGCGCTTCCTCACCTACTCCGACACACCCACGGTCCCGCTGCCGACCGTCGTGGTGCCCGACGACACCGAGGTCCGGGCCCTCCAGGCCACCGCCGAGGCAGCCCCCGACAACGCCGCTGCCTGGCAGACGCTGGGCCTGGCCGCGACCGACCACGCCATAACCACCGCCGACCCTGCCTGGTACGCCGTCGCCGACGACGCCCTCGAGCGCGCGACCGAGCTGGACCCCGACGACCACTTCACCACCATCGCCAGCGGCCGGCTGGCGTTGTCCCTCCACGACTTCACCACCGCCCGCGAGCTCGGGTTGTCCGCCACCGCCGCCGCGCCCGCGTCCGCCGACGCGTGGGGCGTCCTGGTCGACGCCCACGTCGAGCTGGGCGACTACGACGCGGCCGCCACGGCGCTGGACACGATGCTCGCCCTCGACCCCGACCTGTCGGCCCTTGCCCGTGCCAGCTACCTGCGTCAGCTGAACGGCGACCTCGACGGTGCGATCGTCGCGATGCGCCAGGCCGTCGCTGCCGGCGCCGGCAGCAACCCGACCGTCAACGCCCTCCTGGGCGACCTGCTGCTGCAGCGCGGCGACCTCGACGCGGCCCGTGCCGCCTACGAGTCGACCGCCACGGCAGCCGGCGCCGCGGGCCTGGCACGGGTCGCCGCTGCCGAGGGTGACCTGGCCACCGCCGAGCTGATCCTCACCGACCTCGCTGGCCGCACCCCCGCGCCGCCGGTCATCACCGCCCTGGCCGAGGTGCAGCAACGGGCCGGCAACACCGAGGGGCTGGCCGACACCGTCGAGCTGGCCCGGACCGTCGCGGCCCTGCAGATCGACGCCGGACAGGTCGTGGACCTGGAGCTGGCGCTGTTCGAGGCGTCGTTCGGCGATCCCGAGCGGGCCGTGGAGCTGGCCGAGCTGGCCCACGAGGCACGGCCGGACAACGTCTACGCGGCTGGTTCGCTGGCGTGGGCCAACCACGTCGCCGGCAACGACGCCGAGGCGCGGGCCCTGGCCACCGACGCAACCCGTCTGGGGACGGTCGACACGGCGCACGAGCTGCGCATGGCCGCCATCACCGGCGAGGGCATGGACGCCCTGCTGGCCCGCAACCCCCTCGCCGAGGAGCTGTTCCTGCCGTGA
- a CDS encoding HNH endonuclease signature motif containing protein, which translates to MTELVTHLHTLASRFDPDQIPDSDVAGLVVDLGRAGRLVDGMLTRAARRATETSAHETTGAKDAATLIATATGTSTAAAKKMLRTSSQLVDQPDVDKAVTDGTLSTDQAVVVSETVADAPEKAGELIVDATTQTLPELRKKARDIRTAADPDRETTRRRHLARRAFRSWTETDGEWKAFLSGPGDLGARIEAALRGEHDAVFRTAHAAGQREDDACYRFDALLNLLEGHTADGDAGTTPKGADETPATGTAEAGETVARRPRRTGRQTKVIIRVDGSALVRGEVEDGETCEIAGIGPVALSAVREQIPDAHITYVITSAQDVTVAHLGRQVTAHQRTALEARGYQCEVPGCTADHLLEIDHVTGWAITKQTRLGDLAWLCTSHHRQKSRRHYRLLGPPGQRTWTTQTGVEISRDPPAQAA; encoded by the coding sequence GTGACCGAGCTGGTCACCCACCTCCACACCCTCGCCAGCCGCTTCGACCCCGACCAGATCCCCGACAGCGACGTGGCGGGGTTGGTGGTCGACCTGGGTCGTGCGGGTCGGCTGGTCGACGGCATGTTGACCCGGGCCGCCCGACGCGCCACCGAGACGTCCGCACACGAGACCACCGGGGCCAAGGACGCGGCGACGTTGATCGCCACCGCCACCGGCACCTCCACCGCAGCCGCCAAGAAGATGTTGAGGACCTCGTCCCAGCTGGTGGACCAGCCCGACGTGGACAAGGCCGTCACCGACGGGACCCTGTCGACCGACCAGGCCGTCGTCGTCTCCGAAACGGTGGCCGATGCGCCGGAGAAGGCGGGCGAGCTGATCGTCGATGCCACCACCCAGACGTTGCCGGAGCTGCGCAAGAAGGCCCGTGACATCCGCACCGCAGCCGACCCGGACCGGGAAACGACCCGACGTCGGCACCTGGCCCGGCGGGCGTTCCGGTCCTGGACCGAAACCGACGGCGAATGGAAGGCGTTCCTGTCCGGCCCCGGCGACCTGGGGGCCCGGATCGAGGCGGCGCTCCGGGGCGAGCACGACGCAGTGTTTCGGACCGCACACGCCGCCGGCCAACGAGAGGACGACGCCTGCTACCGGTTCGACGCCCTCCTCAACCTCCTCGAAGGACACACTGCGGACGGCGACGCGGGCACCACCCCCAAGGGGGCGGATGAGACGCCGGCCACCGGTACGGCCGAGGCCGGCGAGACCGTTGCTCGTCGCCCACGTCGGACGGGTCGGCAGACCAAGGTGATCATCCGTGTCGACGGCTCGGCGCTGGTCCGCGGCGAGGTGGAGGACGGCGAGACCTGCGAGATCGCCGGCATCGGCCCGGTCGCCCTGTCCGCGGTGCGCGAGCAGATCCCCGACGCCCACATCACCTACGTCATCACCAGCGCCCAGGATGTGACCGTTGCCCACCTCGGACGGCAGGTCACCGCCCACCAACGCACCGCCCTCGAAGCACGCGGCTACCAGTGCGAAGTCCCCGGTTGCACCGCCGACCACCTCCTGGAGATCGACCACGTCACCGGATGGGCCATCACCAAACAGACGCGGCTCGGCGACCTCGCCTGGCTGTGCACCAGCCACCACCGACAGAAATCCAGACGTCACTACCGACTGCTCGGCCCACCCGGCCAACGCACCTGGACCACCCAAACCGGCGTCGAGATCAGCCGAGACCCACCCGCCCAAGCCGCA
- a CDS encoding DUF4331 domain-containing protein, with the protein MTITRSRSFRVLLAAALAAVLAITTLGTVDASSHREAPLIAQDPVADNTDTYAFVSPTNDDNVVLIANYIPLQQPSGGPNFYNFGDDVLYEIHVDNDGDAVADVTYEFDFTTSLNVPTTTLYNIGQITALEGEGAAAWNLRQRYTLSSVVDGTRTVLGQDLPVPPNNLGPRSTPNYDDLASQAIVELSDGVTAFAGQRDDPFWVDLGSIFDLGALRPFEGAHIIPEPNTDAIDAVAGKNTHSLVLEVPIDSLTNGDDPVIGVWATASRRRTRTFADGSSATPVHNGPYAQVSRLGMPLVNEVVIPTALKDTFNTLLPSQDATALSGVGSDDIAPDAGYQPSTVGDIPIVTDPELAGLFEILYPDVFGPDGAAPLPPAPRADLVQVFLTGIPDVNQLNGGDFTPAEYIRLNTSIKPADGDLNNDNRLGVIGGDTQGYPNGRRLYDDTVDISLRVVAGELVNGGDATPDLTDGILTNDKPFLNEFPYVAAPWDGYSSTQ; encoded by the coding sequence ATGACCATCACACGCAGCCGGTCCTTCCGGGTGCTCCTGGCCGCAGCCCTTGCGGCGGTGCTGGCGATCACGACCCTCGGGACCGTTGACGCCTCCAGCCACCGCGAAGCGCCGCTGATCGCCCAGGACCCGGTCGCTGACAACACCGACACCTACGCGTTCGTGTCGCCGACCAACGACGACAACGTCGTGCTCATCGCCAACTACATCCCGCTCCAGCAGCCCTCCGGCGGACCGAACTTCTACAACTTCGGTGACGACGTGCTGTACGAGATCCACGTCGACAACGACGGCGACGCCGTCGCTGACGTGACCTACGAGTTCGACTTCACGACCTCGCTCAACGTCCCCACCACGACGCTGTACAACATCGGCCAGATCACCGCCCTCGAGGGCGAGGGTGCTGCCGCGTGGAACCTGCGTCAGCGCTACACCCTGTCCAGCGTCGTCGACGGCACCCGCACGGTGCTCGGCCAGGACCTGCCGGTCCCGCCGAACAACCTCGGCCCGCGTTCGACCCCCAACTACGACGACCTCGCCTCGCAGGCCATCGTTGAGCTGTCCGACGGCGTCACCGCCTTCGCCGGCCAGCGTGATGACCCCTTCTGGGTCGACCTGGGCTCCATCTTCGACCTCGGCGCCCTGCGTCCGTTCGAAGGCGCCCACATCATCCCCGAGCCGAACACCGACGCCATCGACGCCGTCGCTGGCAAGAACACCCACTCCCTGGTCCTCGAGGTTCCGATCGACTCGCTGACCAACGGTGACGACCCCGTCATCGGCGTCTGGGCGACCGCGTCCCGTCGTCGCACCCGTACCTTCGCCGACGGCAGCTCCGCCACCCCGGTCCACAACGGCCCCTACGCCCAGGTCTCCCGCCTCGGCATGCCGCTGGTCAACGAGGTCGTCATCCCGACCGCGCTGAAGGACACCTTCAACACCCTGCTGCCCAGCCAGGACGCGACCGCCCTGTCGGGCGTCGGCTCCGACGACATCGCCCCGGACGCCGGCTACCAGCCGTCGACCGTCGGTGACATCCCGATCGTGACCGACCCCGAGCTCGCCGGCCTGTTCGAGATCCTCTACCCGGACGTGTTCGGTCCCGACGGTGCGGCTCCTCTGCCCCCGGCCCCCCGCGCCGACCTGGTCCAGGTCTTCCTGACCGGTATCCCGGACGTCAACCAGCTCAACGGTGGTGACTTCACCCCGGCGGAGTACATCCGCCTGAACACCTCCATCAAGCCGGCTGACGGCGACCTCAACAACGACAACCGCCTCGGCGTCATCGGTGGCGACACCCAGGGTTACCCCAACGGCCGTCGTCTGTACGACGACACCGTGGACATCTCCCTGCGCGTCGTTGCCGGCGAGCTGGTCAACGGTGGCGACGCCACCCCCGACCTGACCGACGGCATCCTCACCAACGACAAGCCGTTCCTCAACGAGTTCCCCTACGTGGCCGCCCCCTGGGACGGCTACAGCTCGACCCAGTAG
- a CDS encoding nickel/cobalt transporter — protein sequence MTTTPSSSSPSPVVRGHARVLVVLFAAVLVSMLVAGPASAHPLGNFTTNTSAAILPGPDGVDVAYVLDLAEVPAQQSGRAIEAAGGPEAWAQEECTTVAGAQTLTVDGTVVPLDVATVGITFPPGQAGLDTLRLRCDLIADTDVAAGTSIGYADGYRADTLGWREVVAAGDGVDLTDSDVPATSSSTQLRTYPEATVSDLTTATVVVGEGAGDPAAVEALRATDVELVDAASPGGLEGLVERYTELVARQDLTVGFVLVAILLSIVLGTAHAVAPGHGKTVIAAYLLGEGGQARQAVALGSTVAVTHTIGVLVLGVIVSTSTSLAPERLYPILGVMGGVLFTLLGVSLLVRALRNKGHSHDHDHGHSHGHGHGGHDHGAGHVAPVPAQDRVLVAHGPAEPFTSPEPATLRPHEHHDHPSSTGHDDDHDHSHAPTPAAGWRSLILPGLAGGMVPSPSALLVLLGGIAIGRAWFGVLLVLAYGIGMALALVGAGYLLHRVRFRVAERLESQTWARVSTALPVITSSLIVVGGLVIIGRSLLGAA from the coding sequence GTGACCACCACCCCCTCCTCCTCGTCCCCCTCCCCTGTGGTGCGCGGTCACGCGCGCGTCCTCGTGGTCCTGTTCGCCGCGGTCCTGGTGTCGATGCTCGTCGCCGGACCTGCGTCGGCCCATCCCCTGGGCAACTTCACGACCAACACCTCCGCGGCGATCCTGCCCGGTCCCGACGGCGTCGACGTCGCCTATGTGCTGGACCTCGCCGAAGTGCCGGCCCAGCAGTCAGGTCGCGCCATCGAGGCAGCCGGGGGCCCGGAGGCATGGGCGCAGGAGGAGTGCACGACGGTCGCCGGCGCACAGACGCTGACCGTCGACGGCACCGTGGTTCCGCTGGACGTGGCGACCGTCGGCATCACCTTCCCGCCGGGGCAGGCGGGCCTGGACACGCTCCGGCTTCGCTGTGACCTGATCGCCGACACCGACGTCGCCGCCGGGACGTCCATCGGCTACGCCGACGGCTACCGGGCCGACACCCTCGGCTGGCGAGAGGTCGTTGCGGCCGGCGACGGGGTCGACCTGACCGACAGCGACGTCCCGGCAACCTCGTCGTCGACGCAGCTGCGGACCTACCCCGAGGCCACCGTGTCCGACCTCACGACCGCCACGGTCGTCGTGGGCGAGGGAGCCGGCGACCCCGCCGCCGTCGAGGCGCTGCGTGCCACCGACGTCGAGCTGGTCGACGCCGCCTCGCCCGGTGGTCTGGAGGGGCTGGTCGAGCGCTACACCGAGCTGGTGGCTCGTCAGGACCTGACCGTCGGCTTCGTGCTCGTGGCCATCCTGCTCTCGATCGTGCTGGGCACCGCGCACGCCGTCGCCCCCGGGCACGGCAAGACCGTCATCGCCGCCTACCTGCTGGGCGAGGGCGGGCAGGCCCGCCAGGCAGTGGCGCTCGGCTCCACCGTCGCCGTCACCCACACCATCGGCGTGCTCGTGCTGGGTGTGATCGTGTCCACGTCGACGAGCCTTGCGCCCGAGCGCCTCTATCCGATCCTCGGCGTCATGGGTGGGGTGCTGTTCACGCTGCTGGGGGTGTCCCTGCTGGTCCGCGCGCTGCGCAACAAGGGCCACTCGCACGACCACGATCACGGCCACTCACACGGGCATGGCCACGGGGGTCACGACCACGGGGCCGGGCATGTCGCGCCGGTCCCTGCGCAGGACCGCGTACTGGTCGCCCACGGCCCGGCCGAACCCTTCACGAGTCCAGAGCCGGCCACCCTCCGTCCGCACGAGCACCACGATCACCCCAGCTCCACTGGCCACGACGACGACCACGACCACAGCCACGCACCGACCCCCGCGGCGGGTTGGCGGTCGCTGATCCTCCCCGGCCTGGCCGGTGGCATGGTGCCGAGCCCGTCAGCGCTGCTCGTGCTGCTCGGCGGCATCGCGATCGGACGGGCGTGGTTCGGGGTCCTCCTGGTGCTGGCGTACGGCATCGGCATGGCGCTGGCGCTGGTCGGAGCCGGCTACCTGCTGCACCGTGTCCGTTTCCGTGTGGCCGAACGGCTGGAGAGCCAGACGTGGGCCCGCGTCAGCACCGCGCTGCCGGTGATCACGTCCAGCCTGATCGTCGTCGGCGGCTTGGTGATCATCGGCCGCTCGCTGCTCGGCGCTGCCTGA
- a CDS encoding cell wall-binding repeat-containing protein, which produces MSRFTVALVAAVSMLFALAGPALAQDSPSPIVSGPTTVDEAVAWSQATFADGSAPDVILARDDNFPDSLGAGAVQAALEAPLLLTNSTLLSPQTAAEMTRLGAERVIILGGEEAVGPTVVTELELLGVETERVGGSTRALTAVAIIERFFPNATAVVVARADAAEGNPTSAFADSIVTAAVSAVAHVPILLTNSDTLLPETGDALAALPIENIIVAGGTDAISDAVVDDIASAIDDGNSGTEESVQRLAGPSRDVTAIEMMSYLGYSSAADASRVLLVEGYADDAWASGFASAVQAGNGAALVLSNGDDISDATADFLSGAGVPLICGPGTTQSACDAASAALNG; this is translated from the coding sequence ATGAGCAGATTCACAGTTGCGCTGGTCGCGGCTGTCTCGATGCTGTTCGCCCTGGCAGGACCTGCGCTCGCGCAGGACAGCCCGAGCCCGATCGTGAGCGGTCCGACGACCGTTGACGAAGCGGTGGCTTGGAGCCAGGCGACCTTCGCAGACGGCAGCGCACCCGACGTGATCCTTGCACGCGACGACAACTTCCCGGACTCCCTCGGAGCCGGCGCGGTCCAGGCCGCCCTCGAAGCCCCGTTGCTGCTGACCAACTCAACCCTGCTGAGCCCGCAGACCGCCGCTGAGATGACTCGTCTCGGTGCGGAACGCGTCATCATCCTGGGCGGCGAGGAAGCGGTCGGCCCGACCGTCGTCACCGAGCTCGAGCTCCTGGGCGTCGAGACCGAACGGGTTGGCGGATCCACGCGTGCCCTGACGGCCGTCGCCATCATCGAGCGGTTCTTCCCCAACGCCACCGCAGTCGTCGTCGCCCGCGCCGACGCTGCCGAGGGCAACCCCACGAGCGCCTTCGCTGACTCCATCGTCACCGCGGCCGTCTCTGCGGTCGCCCACGTGCCGATCCTGCTGACCAACTCCGACACCCTGCTGCCCGAGACCGGTGACGCCCTCGCGGCGCTGCCGATCGAGAACATCATCGTGGCCGGTGGCACCGACGCCATCAGCGACGCGGTCGTGGACGACATCGCCTCGGCCATCGACGACGGCAACAGCGGCACCGAGGAGTCCGTCCAGCGCCTGGCCGGTCCCTCCCGTGACGTGACCGCCATCGAGATGATGTCCTACCTCGGCTACTCCTCCGCCGCTGACGCCTCCCGCGTCCTGCTGGTCGAGGGCTACGCCGACGACGCATGGGCCTCCGGCTTCGCGTCGGCCGTCCAGGCCGGCAACGGTGCCGCGCTGGTGCTGTCCAACGGCGATGACATCTCCGACGCCACCGCCGACTTCCTGTCGGGCGCCGGCGTGCCGCTCATCTGCGGTCCCGGAACCACGCAGTCCGCTTGCGACGCCGCGTCCGCGGCGCTGAACGGCTGA